Proteins encoded by one window of Castor canadensis chromosome 2, mCasCan1.hap1v2, whole genome shotgun sequence:
- the Tmed4 gene encoding transmembrane emp24 domain-containing protein 4, with protein MAGVGFRWLKAMGRPVLLLLALCALGAQGLYFHIGETEKRCFIEEIPDETMVIGNYRTQMWDKQKEVFLPSTPGLGMHVEVKDPDGKVVLSRQYGSEGRFTFTSHTPGDHQICLHSNSTRMALFAGGKLRVHLDIQVGEHANNYPEIAAKDKLTELQLRARQLLDQVEQIQKEQDYQRYREERFRLTSESTNQRVLWWSIAQTVILILTGIWQMRHLKSFFEAKKLV; from the exons ATGGCAGGTGTCGGGTTCCGCTGGCTGAAGGCAATGGGGCGAcctgtgctgctgctgctggcgcTATGTGCCTTGGGTGCCCAGGGGCTCTACTTCCATATCGGCGAGACGGAGAAGCGTTGTTTCATCGAGGAAATCCCCGACGAGACCATGGTCATCG GCAACTACCGAACTCAGATGTGGGACAAGCAGAAGGAGGTGTTCCTGCCCTCGACCCCCGGCCTGGGCATGCACGTGGAGGTGAAAGACCCCGATGGCAAG GTGGTGCTGTCCCGGCAGTATGGCTCCGAGGGCCGCTTCACTTTCACCTCCCACACGCCCGGCGACCACCAGATCTGCCTGCACTCCAACTCCACCAGGATGGCGCTCTTCGCTGGTGGCAAGCTG CGTGTGCACCTGGACATCCAGGTTGGGGAGCATGCCAACAACTACCCAGAGATTGCTGCTAAGGATAAGCTGACGGAGCTGCAGCTCCGAGCCCGCCAGTTGCTGGATCAGGTGGAACAGATCCAGAAGGAGCAGGACTACCAGAGG TATCGTGAAGAACGCTTTCGTCTGACCAGTGAGAGCACCAACCAGAGGGTCCTGTGGTGGTCCATTGCTCAGACCGTCATCCTCATCCTCACTGGCATCTGGCAGATGCGTCACCTCAAGAGCTTTTTTGAGGCTAAGAAGCTGGTGTAG
- the Ddx56 gene encoding probable ATP-dependent RNA helicase DDX56 isoform X1, which produces MADSEALGFEHMGLDPRLLQAVADLGWSRPTLIQEKAIPLALEGKDLLARARTGSGKTAAYAIPMLQLLLHKKATGPVVEQAVRGLVLVPTKELARQAQSMIHRLAAYCARDVRVANVSAAEDSASQRAVLMEKPDVVVGTPSRILSHVQQDSLKLQDSLELLVVDEADLLLSFGFEEELKSLLCHLPRIYQAFLMSATFNEDVQTLKELVLHNPVTLKLQESQLPGPEQLQQFQVVCETEEDKFLLLYALLKLSLIRGKSLLFVNTLERSYRLRLFLEQFSIPSCVLNGELPLRSRCHIISQFNQGFYDCVIATDAEVLGALAKGKRRGRGSKGDKASDPEAGVARGIDFHHVSAVLNFDLPPTPDAYIHRAGRTARANNSGIVLTFVLPTEQSHLCKIEELLRGEGEAPILLPYQFRMEEIEGFRYRCRDAMRSVTKQAIREARLKEIKEELLHSEKLKTYFEDNPRDLQLLRHDLPLHPAVVKPHLGNVPDYLVPAALRGLVRPHKRRKKLSSCRKAKKVKTQNPLRSFKHRGKKPRPAATPS; this is translated from the exons ATGGCAGACTCAGAAGCCTTGGGCTTTGAACACATGGGCCTGGATCCCCGGCTCCTGCAG GCCGTCGCCGACCTGGGCTGGTCGCGACCTACGCTGATTCAGGAAAAGGCCATACCTCTGGCCCTGGAAGGGAAGGACCTCTTGGCCCGGGCCCGCACCGGCTCTGGGAAGACGGCCGCTTATGCTATTCCGATGCTGCAGCTGTTGCTTCACAAGAAGGCG ACAGGTCCTGTGGTGGAACAGGCTGTGAGAGGCCTCGTCCTTGTTCCTACCAAGGAGCTGGCCCGGCAGGCCCAGTCCATGATTCACCGGCTGGCTGCCTACTGTGCTCGAGATGTGCGGGTGGCCAATGTCTCAGCCGCTGAAGATTCAGCTTCCCAGAG AGCTGTGCTGATGgagaagccagatgtggtggtgggGACCCCCTCCCGCATATTAAGCCACGTGCAGCAGGACAGCTTGAAACTGCAGGACTCCCTGGAGCTGCTGGTGGTGGATGAGGCGgaccttcttctttcctttggctTTGAAGAAGAACTCAAGAGTCTTCTCTG TCACTTGCCCCGGATTTACCAGGCTTTTCTCATGTCAGCTACTTTTAATGAGGACGTACAAACACTGAAGGAGCTGGTACTACATAACCCG GTCACCCTCAAGTTACAGGAGTCCCAGCTGCCAGGGCCAGAGCAGTTGCAGCAGTTCCAGGTGGTCTGTGAGACAGAAGAAGACAAGTTCCTGCTGCTCTATGCTCTCCTGAAGCTGTCGCTGATCCGCGGCAAGTCCCTGCTCTTTGTCAACACTCTGGAGCGAAGCTACCGGCTCCGCCTTTTCCTGGAGCAGTTCAGCATCCCCAGCTGCGTGCTCAATGGAGAGCTCCCGCTGCGCTCCAG GTGCCACATCATCTCACAGTTCAACCAAGGCTTCTATGACTGTGTCATAGCAACGGATGCGGAAGTCCTGGGGGCCCTAGCCAAAGGCAAGCGGCGGGGCCGAGGGTCCAAAGGAGATAA GGCCTCTGATCCAGAGGCAGGTGTGGCCCGGGGCATAGACTTCCACCATGTGTCTGCTGTGCTCAACTTTGATCTTCCTCCTACCCCTGATGCCTACATCCATCGGGCTGGCAG GACAGCACGAGCCAACAACTCAGGCATAGTGTTGACGTTTGTGCTACCCACAGAGCAGTCCCACTTGTGCAAGATCGAGGAGCTTCTCAGAGGAG AGGGTGAGGCCCCCATCCTACTTCCCTACCAGTTCCGGATGGAGGAGATCGAAGGCTTCCGGTATCGCTGTAGG GATGCCATGCGCTCAGTAACTAAGCAGGCCATTCGGGAGGCGAGGCTGAAGGAGATCAAGGAGGAGCTTCTGCACTCAGAGAAGCTCAAG ACATACTTTGAGGACAACCCCAGGGACCTGCAGCTGCTACGTCATGACCTGCCCTTGCACCCTGCGGTGGTGAAACCTCACCTGGGCAATGTCCCTGACTACCTGG TCCCTGCTGCTCTTCGAGGTCTTGTGCGTCCTCACAAGAGGCGGAAGAAGCTGTCTTCCTGTAGGAAGGCCAAG AAGGTGAAGACCCAGAACCCACTGCGCAGCTTCAAGCACAGAGGAAAGAAACCCAGACCTGCAGCAACGCCCTCCTGA
- the Ddx56 gene encoding probable ATP-dependent RNA helicase DDX56 isoform X2 has protein sequence MADSEALGFEHMGLDPRLLQAVADLGWSRPTLIQEKAIPLALEGKDLLARARTGSGKTAAYAIPMLQLLLHKKATGPVVEQAVRGLVLVPTKELARQAQSMIHRLAAYCARDVRVANVSAAEDSASQRAVLMEKPDVVVGTPSRILSHVQQDSLKLQDSLELLVVDEADLLLSFGFEEELKSLLCHLPRIYQAFLMSATFNEDVQTLKELVLHNPVTLKLQESQLPGPEQLQQFQVVCETEEDKFLLLYALLKLSLIRGKSLLFVNTLERSYRLRLFLEQFSIPSCVLNGELPLRSRCHIISQFNQGFYDCVIATDAEVLGALAKGKRRGRGSKGDKASDPEAGVARGIDFHHVSAVLNFDLPPTPDAYIHRAGRTARANNSGIVLTFVLPTEQSHLCKIEELLRGEGEAPILLPYQFRMEEIEGFRYRCRDAMRSVTKQAIREARLKEIKEELLHSEKLKTYFEDNPRDLQLLRHDLPLHPAVVKPHLGNVPDYLVPAALRGLVRPHKRRKKLSSCRKAKVKTQNPLRSFKHRGKKPRPAATPS, from the exons ATGGCAGACTCAGAAGCCTTGGGCTTTGAACACATGGGCCTGGATCCCCGGCTCCTGCAG GCCGTCGCCGACCTGGGCTGGTCGCGACCTACGCTGATTCAGGAAAAGGCCATACCTCTGGCCCTGGAAGGGAAGGACCTCTTGGCCCGGGCCCGCACCGGCTCTGGGAAGACGGCCGCTTATGCTATTCCGATGCTGCAGCTGTTGCTTCACAAGAAGGCG ACAGGTCCTGTGGTGGAACAGGCTGTGAGAGGCCTCGTCCTTGTTCCTACCAAGGAGCTGGCCCGGCAGGCCCAGTCCATGATTCACCGGCTGGCTGCCTACTGTGCTCGAGATGTGCGGGTGGCCAATGTCTCAGCCGCTGAAGATTCAGCTTCCCAGAG AGCTGTGCTGATGgagaagccagatgtggtggtgggGACCCCCTCCCGCATATTAAGCCACGTGCAGCAGGACAGCTTGAAACTGCAGGACTCCCTGGAGCTGCTGGTGGTGGATGAGGCGgaccttcttctttcctttggctTTGAAGAAGAACTCAAGAGTCTTCTCTG TCACTTGCCCCGGATTTACCAGGCTTTTCTCATGTCAGCTACTTTTAATGAGGACGTACAAACACTGAAGGAGCTGGTACTACATAACCCG GTCACCCTCAAGTTACAGGAGTCCCAGCTGCCAGGGCCAGAGCAGTTGCAGCAGTTCCAGGTGGTCTGTGAGACAGAAGAAGACAAGTTCCTGCTGCTCTATGCTCTCCTGAAGCTGTCGCTGATCCGCGGCAAGTCCCTGCTCTTTGTCAACACTCTGGAGCGAAGCTACCGGCTCCGCCTTTTCCTGGAGCAGTTCAGCATCCCCAGCTGCGTGCTCAATGGAGAGCTCCCGCTGCGCTCCAG GTGCCACATCATCTCACAGTTCAACCAAGGCTTCTATGACTGTGTCATAGCAACGGATGCGGAAGTCCTGGGGGCCCTAGCCAAAGGCAAGCGGCGGGGCCGAGGGTCCAAAGGAGATAA GGCCTCTGATCCAGAGGCAGGTGTGGCCCGGGGCATAGACTTCCACCATGTGTCTGCTGTGCTCAACTTTGATCTTCCTCCTACCCCTGATGCCTACATCCATCGGGCTGGCAG GACAGCACGAGCCAACAACTCAGGCATAGTGTTGACGTTTGTGCTACCCACAGAGCAGTCCCACTTGTGCAAGATCGAGGAGCTTCTCAGAGGAG AGGGTGAGGCCCCCATCCTACTTCCCTACCAGTTCCGGATGGAGGAGATCGAAGGCTTCCGGTATCGCTGTAGG GATGCCATGCGCTCAGTAACTAAGCAGGCCATTCGGGAGGCGAGGCTGAAGGAGATCAAGGAGGAGCTTCTGCACTCAGAGAAGCTCAAG ACATACTTTGAGGACAACCCCAGGGACCTGCAGCTGCTACGTCATGACCTGCCCTTGCACCCTGCGGTGGTGAAACCTCACCTGGGCAATGTCCCTGACTACCTGG TCCCTGCTGCTCTTCGAGGTCTTGTGCGTCCTCACAAGAGGCGGAAGAAGCTGTCTTCCTGTAGGAAGGCCAAG GTGAAGACCCAGAACCCACTGCGCAGCTTCAAGCACAGAGGAAAGAAACCCAGACCTGCAGCAACGCCCTCCTGA